A single Ferrimicrobium acidiphilum DSM 19497 DNA region contains:
- a CDS encoding transposase: MSFQITPKRWSPKPSKYDPVFNESYLEWARHYEVTILPARPRKPRDKAAVEGGVLIVERQILARLRHVKFFSLYELNQAIYELLEELNAQGFQRREGTRKSVFEAVDKPVMRPLPTTAYEYAECQAVQSPDELPRTGPRRLLLGSLRSGWPDP, encoded by the coding sequence GTGTCGTTCCAGATAACCCCAAAGCGGTGGTCACCCAAGCCATCCAAGTACGACCCGGTATTCAACGAGAGCTACCTGGAGTGGGCCAGGCACTATGAGGTCACGATTCTGCCAGCTAGACCCCGAAAGCCTCGAGATAAGGCCGCCGTTGAAGGAGGAGTCCTGATCGTCGAACGCCAGATCCTCGCCAGGCTCCGTCACGTCAAGTTCTTCTCCCTGTACGAGCTCAACCAGGCAATCTACGAGCTCTTAGAGGAGCTGAACGCTCAAGGGTTCCAAAGACGGGAGGGGACCAGAAAGAGCGTGTTTGAGGCTGTGGACAAACCAGTGATGCGTCCTCTGCCTACTACGGCGTATGAATATGCGGAGTGCCAAGCGGTTCAAAGTCCAGATGAACTACCACGTACGGGTCCTAGACGGCTACTACTCGGTTCCCTACGATCTGGTTGGCCAGACCCTTGA
- a CDS encoding IS3 family transposase, giving the protein MRGIDFLRDRAGRSTRNQTKQVVAFIDANRDKWKVQPICTVLHFASSTYYDYKRREPSNRTLRDEELKVLITETYEANYSVYGAKKLWVVLNRAGNEVARCRSRETHA; this is encoded by the coding sequence ATGCGCGGCATCGATTTTCTTCGCGACCGAGCTGGACGGTCAACCAGGAACCAAACGAAACAAGTAGTGGCGTTCATCGACGCGAATAGGGACAAGTGGAAGGTCCAGCCGATCTGTACAGTACTGCACTTCGCCTCCTCTACGTACTATGACTACAAGCGACGAGAACCCTCAAATAGAACCCTCCGAGACGAAGAGCTCAAAGTTCTCATAACTGAGACGTACGAGGCCAACTACAGCGTCTATGGAGCCAAGAAGCTTTGGGTGGTACTGAACAGAGCTGGCAACGAAGTGGCTCGCTGCAGAAGTCGAGAGACTCATGCGTGA
- the istB gene encoding IS21-like element helper ATPase IstB, giving the protein MLNNQTIGTLTDLGLKGMADAFREQLESVQYLELSFEERFAMLVDREAMDREARRLATRLRAAKLRHQASIEDLDFHTPRGLERSMIMGFSSSHWVDAHQNILVTGPTGIGKSYLGCALAYAGIRSGHSALYRRAPALFADLAIARGDGRYLKVLQSLSRAEILVIDDFGLTPLTGSEPSDLLEVLEDRSERKSTIVTSQLPVDSWHEALGDPTLSDAVLDRLLCNAHVIQMNGASMRTKKS; this is encoded by the coding sequence ATGTTGAACAACCAGACGATTGGGACCCTGACAGACCTTGGTTTGAAGGGGATGGCAGACGCGTTTCGTGAGCAGCTAGAGAGTGTCCAATACCTCGAGCTCAGCTTTGAGGAACGCTTCGCAATGTTAGTAGACCGCGAAGCAATGGATCGAGAGGCCAGAAGGCTCGCTACCCGGCTACGTGCTGCCAAGCTCAGACATCAAGCCAGCATTGAGGACCTCGACTTTCACACCCCGAGAGGACTGGAGCGTTCGATGATCATGGGCTTTAGCTCATCTCACTGGGTAGATGCACACCAGAACATTCTGGTCACCGGTCCAACTGGAATAGGTAAGAGTTACCTTGGGTGTGCACTTGCCTACGCTGGGATTCGATCTGGCCATAGTGCACTGTACCGGAGGGCACCAGCTCTCTTTGCGGATCTAGCCATCGCCAGAGGTGATGGAAGGTATCTGAAGGTACTACAGAGCCTTTCACGTGCTGAGATACTAGTCATAGACGATTTCGGACTCACACCACTCACAGGGAGCGAACCCTCGGACCTATTGGAAGTGTTAGAGGATCGATCCGAACGCAAGTCGACCATCGTCACCTCACAGCTTCCCGTTGACTCCTGGCACGAGGCACTTGGCGATCCGACACTCTCTGATGCAGTCCTCGATCGTCTCCTGTGTAACGCTCACGTTATCCAGATGAACGGGGCCTCCATGAGGACAAAGAAGTCATGA
- a CDS encoding DDE-type integrase/transposase/recombinase, with amino-acid sequence MSSLELVGCADITYVKTRAGWAYVAPIIDVFSRMIVGQKVANSLKSDLATDALAMAMAARPDTEDLIHHSDRGVGVSLCGLLKRLLWPLASDLQSELRVIVMITRSLKSLNGLYKTELIRAIGICDDEIAVEWETCKWVDWFNNRRLHSSIGMMSPVEYEALYYAERKSGNHLIDR; translated from the coding sequence ATGAGCTCCCTTGAACTAGTTGGGTGTGCCGACATCACATATGTCAAGACAAGAGCTGGGTGGGCCTATGTGGCCCCCATCATCGATGTCTTCTCTAGGATGATCGTCGGGCAGAAGGTAGCCAACTCCCTAAAGAGTGACCTAGCTACCGACGCGCTAGCAATGGCTATGGCGGCAAGGCCAGATACCGAGGATCTCATTCATCACAGCGATCGAGGCGTCGGAGTATCTCTCTGTGGCCTGCTGAAGCGACTCCTCTGGCCGCTGGCATCCGACCTTCAGTCGGAACTACGGGTGATAGTTATGATAACGCGCTCGCTTAAGAGTTTGAATGGCTTATACAAGACGGAGTTGATTCGGGCCATTGGAATCTGCGACGATGAGATCGCTGTCGAATGGGAGACCTGCAAGTGGGTGGACTGGTTCAACAACAGGCGACTTCACTCCTCGATTGGAATGATGTCGCCAGTCGAATACGAAGCTCTCTACTATGCCGAGAGGAAGTCTGGCAATCACTTGATTGACAGATAA
- a CDS encoding Mu transposase domain-containing protein, with the protein MNYHVRVLDGYYSVPYDLVGQTLDVRVTRTTVEIFSAGVRIASHRRCERKGQYQTSFAHMPSSHQAQASWTPARILKWARTIGPSTQVVCETIMSGRHYPEQGFNQCRGIFNLASKVYTPERVEAACERAIAIHSPLYKSVVSILKNGLDAVALTPPAGPPPIEHQNIRGTEYYKELLAGGQENVTC; encoded by the coding sequence ATGAACTACCACGTACGGGTCCTAGACGGCTACTACTCGGTTCCCTACGATCTGGTTGGCCAGACCCTTGATGTACGGGTTACCAGAACCACAGTGGAGATCTTCTCGGCTGGAGTGCGCATAGCGAGTCACCGACGATGCGAGAGGAAGGGTCAGTACCAGACTTCTTTTGCGCACATGCCCTCGAGTCACCAGGCCCAGGCATCATGGACCCCGGCAAGGATACTCAAGTGGGCTCGGACGATAGGACCAAGTACCCAGGTGGTCTGTGAGACGATCATGTCTGGACGGCACTACCCAGAACAAGGCTTTAACCAGTGCAGAGGCATCTTCAACTTGGCATCGAAGGTCTATACCCCAGAGCGTGTCGAGGCGGCATGTGAGAGAGCAATAGCGATCCATAGCCCCCTGTACAAGAGCGTGGTCTCTATCTTGAAAAACGGACTCGATGCCGTCGCACTGACGCCACCGGCTGGACCACCACCTATTGAGCATCAAAACATCAGGGGAACCGAGTACTACAAGGAGCTGCTCGCCGGGGGTCAGGAGAACGTGACATGTTGA
- a CDS encoding IS21 family transposase: MHFEHRGGEKLFCDFAGDTVPIWDPKTGEVNFAAQLFVSVMGASSYIFAKAFANQKAESWTAGGTAAFEYMGAVPMCVVPDNPKAVVTQAIQVRPGIQRELPGVGQAL; encoded by the coding sequence ATGCACTTTGAGCACCGAGGAGGAGAGAAGCTCTTCTGTGACTTCGCCGGTGATACGGTCCCGATCTGGGACCCAAAGACCGGTGAGGTAAACTTCGCAGCTCAGCTCTTCGTCTCGGTGATGGGAGCGAGCTCCTATATCTTTGCCAAGGCGTTTGCCAACCAGAAGGCTGAGTCATGGACCGCAGGGGGAACAGCAGCATTCGAGTACATGGGAGCGGTTCCCATGTGTGTCGTTCCAGATAACCCCAAAGCGGTGGTCACCCAAGCCATCCAAGTACGACCCGGTATTCAACGAGAGCTACCTGGAGTGGGCCAGGCACTATGA